Proteins from one Dromiciops gliroides isolate mDroGli1 chromosome 6, mDroGli1.pri, whole genome shotgun sequence genomic window:
- the LOC122731634 gene encoding ATP synthase subunit g, mitochondrial-like translates to MAQLIRNAIEKTPVLLNAAATYSKPRLVTFWHYAKVELVPPSPTEIPRAIESLRKIITSARTGSFKNLTVKEALLNSLVATEVCMWFYVGEIIGKGGIVGYNV, encoded by the coding sequence ATGGCCCAGCTGATCCGCAATGCCATCGAGAAGACCCCGGTCCTGCTAAACGCTGCTGCAACTTATTCGAAGCCTCGATTGGTCACATTTTGGCACTATGCCAAGGTTGAGCTGGTTCCTCCAAGTCCTACTGAGATCCCCAGAGCCATTGAGAGTCTGAGAAAAATAATCACATCAGCTCGGACTGGTAGCTTCAAAAATCTCACAGTTAAGGAAGCTCTGCTAAATAGTTTGGTGGCCACTGAGGTGTGCATGTGGTTTTATGTTGGCGAGATCATAGGCAAGGGTGGCATCGTTGGATATAATGTTTGA